The Fundidesulfovibrio putealis DSM 16056 DNA window ATCGCAGGCATGTTCACAAATCAGCTTTGACTTTGAAGGCGTTAATTAGTGAAGTGTTCCACAATGAAAACGAAAGAGTCAATATGTCAGTAAATGCATTGCATGGAATTCCATTTCTTGAAGACCCTAAGCGAAACAAGTGGTTGAAGTAGAAATTACAAAGGGTCCAAACGGACCCTTTGTTGTTTTAATTGGCTAGGTAGTTCTGTTTAGGTGGCACAAAATTGTTTGTCCATCTAGCAATTCCCTTTGAAATCCTTATTTGTGTCATTTGACCCACGAAACCGGAGTTTCCATATTCTCCAAGCATACCAATCCTAAACTGAGCAGAGCTTGTATTGAGAGCACCTGTCACAGTAGAGGAGGCTACTTTAATTCCATCCTTGAACAATATGCCCAAGTCTCCACACCTAACAATCGCATAATGATGCCAATTGGAATCAGTTGTGGTTGTTGAATCTGTTGCTGCATAGTTTGTTCCGCCAATGTAGAACCCTGCTCTTGCGTATTGATTTAGAAAGTCAAATGCAAATGAGCATGTTGTATTGTTACCAGCAGCATCACATTGACCCATGACCCAACAGACACTAGGAAATGATGTTCTTTTCGCCCAAAAATCTACTGTGAAGTCAATATTACCCATTTGAATATCTGTGCTAACAGGCACAACAAAATATCCAGAACTACTGTTGAGATTGAAGACTCTGCCACTCACAGGGCTTGATGTATCAAAAATGGCTGATGCACCAGAGTTACCAATGATTTTGTTGGTCTGGATAGTATCTCCATACCTTGTCACCACCTTAGCTGATTGTGAAAAGTCATTAAATGACCTCGCATCCTCACCAGCTACAATTAAAACCTTTGAGTCCTTATGCACTCTTGGCAGAGTAGGAGGTGTAAAGTTGTCAGTATAAAGTGCGGTGCCATTTACAACATGAGTCCAGGCAACTGTTGTTCCTGAAGGAGCATACATAGTGTTAGCTTGAAAAATGTTGAAGTTTGTTCCGCCTGCTGTCAATGATGAGGCATTTGCACCAGAGGCAATTATGTTCCCATCCAGAAACAACTTTATATTATTTGATATATCTCTTGTAAAAGCTAGGTGAAACCATCTTCCAACTGGCGCAGTGATTGTTGATGATAAACCCCAAGAACCATTAAGCATGAATGCCAAATAGTTAGAAGGATTCAGGCCAAAACCCCATCCAGTACTCCAATTAGAAGAGCCAAAGATAAATCCATTGATTGGAGATGTAGTATAATATACCCACCCTTCAACGGTAAATTGATTCGTATTAAAATCAAAGTCTGTTGAATACTGAGAACTTACAATGCTCGATGAAGTTCCATCGCCCACAAAAGCTTTAGTATCTCCAGGCTGACACGCAAGATGCTTTGCATTGCCAACAGGCAGGATGGTCTTATTATTGCTCGATGAGTCTACAAAACTTACACCCACCTGATCCATATGAATAAGTAGTTGCGTGCTAGCGTCATTCTGGAAGAGGGAAGTAGGGACTATATTACTTCTCACTGAAGTTGAAAACCTGAAGTCAGCAACAAAGCCCTTAAATGTACCCCAGGTGACACCACCAGCAATTACGAATGGGCTGGTGTCAACATCATAAAAAAGTGTCGGTGAAGTTATTGTGTACGTTTGAACTCCGTTTATGTTTGCTATATATGTTGTACCATTGCGTGAAATTTGTACAAAATTCCATGAATTAAACTGTAATACTCCCAAGGAAGTTCCATTCCACATTCCATTCCATCCACCACCAATAGAAGAATAAGCGGCAAGATTTCCTGTTGAAGAGATATATAAAGTGAGACCATAGGAAGATCGCTTTGTTACAATATCTTGCGTTGCACCTGTATTAGAGGGATTAACCCAAAACTCAATTGTCCATGTAGTGTTAGTCTGCAAGTTCATTGTTGATGTATTCGTGTCAACTGAAAGGTAATCTCCAGAAGCTTGGAAAAATCCAGCAACATCACTGACAGGAAGCTTGTTGAGATTTTTTACAGTTGTGCTTGTTCCTGTTGAAATTGATTTCTTACCAAGTGAATCATATGCAATAG harbors:
- a CDS encoding LamG domain-containing protein — its product is MSGYISGKTKRTVWTPKDRLDKKQATAGLPAWSHGNDNFTKLMLNCDSLADSSVGHTSHPYTPIAGYFDGNGDYLTASNSADFNVLSTDDFTFEAWVYFTQLGSAFYTLFATTTSTAAETGMFINVNTYTLQFLIANAGSWGFSSTGITLTSANLNQWCHIAYSRQSGTLRGFLNGKLMTSNANTSAISSSLGCSIGATTNNVYNFFGNMSDVRWSKGIARYTADFSVPIAPLREDSFTKLLLPMNEGLKPIAYDSLGKKSISTGTSTTVKNLNKLPVSDVAGFFQASGDYLSVDTNTSTMNLQTNTTWTIEFWVNPSNTGATQDIVTKRSSYGLTLYISSTGNLAAYSSIGGGWNGMWNGTSLGVLQFNSWNFVQISRNGTTYIANINGVQTYTITSPTLFYDVDTSPFVIAGGVTWGTFKGFVADFRFSTSVRSNIVPTSLFQNDASTQLLIHMDQVGVSFVDSSSNNKTILPVGNAKHLACQPGDTKAFVGDGTSSSIVSSQYSTDFDFNTNQFTVEGWVYYTTSPINGFIFGSSNWSTGWGFGLNPSNYLAFMLNGSWGLSSTITAPVGRWFHLAFTRDISNNIKLFLDGNIIASGANASSLTAGGTNFNIFQANTMYAPSGTTVAWTHVVNGTALYTDNFTPPTLPRVHKDSKVLIVAGEDARSFNDFSQSAKVVTRYGDTIQTNKIIGNSGASAIFDTSSPVSGRVFNLNSSSGYFVVPVSTDIQMGNIDFTVDFWAKRTSFPSVCWVMGQCDAAGNNTTCSFAFDFLNQYARAGFYIGGTNYAATDSTTTTDSNWHHYAIVRCGDLGILFKDGIKVASSTVTGALNTSSAQFRIGMLGEYGNSGFVGQMTQIRISKGIARWTNNFVPPKQNYLAN